The genome window CCACGAGCAACTTCATGATTGGCGTCACGGCGGCGGCCAGCGCGGGCGTGTACTTCGCGCGAGGCCACATCGACCCGTTCATCGCGGGGCCCGTGTGCGTGGGCGTCACGTTGGGCGCGTGGCTGGGCTCGCGGCACCTGATGGCCCGGGTGAACGCTGCGTGGCTGCGCGCGCTCTTCGTGGGGGTGCTGCTGTGGGTGGCCTTCGAGATGCTGCGCAAGGGGTGGACGTCATGAGCGAGCCTTTGTCGAACGAGCCCCGCGTGGAGGTCCGCGCGGTGGTGGTGCCGCCCGCCGGCTCCGCCCCGCTGAGCGCGGAGCTGCTCATCAGCGACTTGCTGCGCTACGGCGTGCTCGCCAGCATGGCGCTGGTGACGCTGGGCACGGTGGTGACGTTCTTCCGCCACCCCGACTACCTGGTGTCGTCGGAGGCGCTGGAGCGGCTCACCGCGCCGCACCCGGTGCCGCATGGGCTGGCGGACGTGGTGGCCGGCGCGATGGCCGCGCGCGGGCAGTCCTTCGTGATGGCGGGCCTCCTGGTGATGATGGCCGTGCCGGTGATGCGTGTGGCGCTGTCGCTGCTCATCTTCCGGCAGCAGAAGGACCGGCTCTACGTGGCCATCACCACGTGCGTGCTGACGCTGCTGCTGGTGTCCTTCCTGGTGGGCGCGGCGGAGGGCTGACGTCAGCCCTCCGTGTCGTAGCGCTTGAGCGAGCGGCCCGGCGCGGCCCACCACACGAGCTGGTAGCCGCCGTCGTCGGCGAGCGCGCGCAGCGCCACCGCAGTGCCCTTGCGCAGCTTGTCGGGGGCGCGGGTGTCGTCGCCCAGCGCGAGCGCGAGCGCCTTCTCCAGCGAGGGGTTGTGGCCCACCAGCGCGAAGCCCGGGCCCAGCTCGTGGGCGAGCTTCAGGATGCGGCGGGCCGCGCCCTTCCTCGGCAGGAGCGCGGGGTGGACGTCCACCTGGGCCAGGCCCAGGGCCTCGGCGAGCAGCTCCGCCGTCTGGACGGCGCGCACCAGGGGGCTGGTGACGATGCCGCGCAGCGGCGTGAGGCGGGCGAGCTTGCGCGCGTGCTGGCGGAACAGCGCGCGGCCTTCGGGGGTGAGCGCGCGGGCCTCGTCGCCCAGCACGTGGGCTTCCTCGGCTTCGGCGTGGCGGACGAGCAGCAGGGGCAGTTCACGTGGGGACATGGTGGCCTGCCCTCAACCACCCGGCGCGCCCCGACTCAAGCAACGCCCTGGCGACAAAGCTCAGCCGTCCAGGTCGTTCAACACATCCAGCGGCAGCGGCGTCGCGTCCGTGACGGTGCCGTCCATGTCCGTGGGCATGGAGGTGGGGTCCACCTCCGGGGGCGCCCGGCCCTCCAGCGGCACCGCCGCGTTGCGGATGGGCGCGCCCGGCGGCGGCCGCAGCACGGGGCCCGGAGGCGGCAGGCCGGAGTGGCGGCGCGCGGCCTCCATCAGCGCGTGGTGGTGGCGGTAGCGCGCCTCCACCAGCTTGTGGATGAGCAGCGGCCCGCCCGGCACGCGCCGCGCGGTGAGCGCCTGGGTGGCCTTGCGCACCGGGTAGCGCACGCGGCGGATCTGCACGCGCCAGCCCTTGGGCGTGTACGTGAAGACGCCGTAGGCGGGGCGCAAGTCTCCGTCACGCGGGATGCCCGCGCTGGCCACGTCCGCGATGAGCATGCGGCCCACGCGGCGGCGGTAGGGGAAGTGCAGGTGGCCGAAGGCGCACGCGGCCGCGTCCAGGTGGGCGAAGTAGCGGCGCACCGCCACGTCATCCAGCGTGGGGTCCAGCGACTCCTCGAGGTTGCGCGGGTTGGCGTGGCACACGAAGAGGTCCTGCCCCTTGCGCGGCGTGTAGCGCACGGAGAAGGGCAGGGCGCCCAGCTTGCGCAGGTGCTCCTCGCCCAGCTGCTCCCGCGTCCAGCGCAACAGCTCCGTCTTCCAGTGGTCCCGCTCGCGGTACGCACCCCCCAGGTAGTTCCCGGCGAGGTAGCAGTCCGTGTTTCCCATCAGCACGGAGTCGCAGCGGTCGAAGATGAGGTCCACCGTCTCGCGAGGGTGCGCGCCGCGCAGCGCCAGGTCTCCGGCCGCGACGATGAAGTCGGGCGCCACGGAGCGCTCGATGTCCTCCAGCACGGCCTCGCAGGCGGGGAGGTTGCCGTGAATGTCCGCGAGGATGGCGACCCGCATGGTCGTGCCATCCTATCCCGTCGCAGAGCGCGCGGGGGCCGCCTGGGGCAGAAAAATGGTGAAGGTGCTGCCCTCGTTCGGTTGGCTCTCGACCTTGACCTCGCCGTCCATGGCCTGGAGCAGGTGTTTCACGATGGAGAGCCCCAGCCCCGTGCCGCCCATGTCCCGGCTGCGACCCTTGTCCACCCGGTAGAAGCGCTCGAAGATTCGCGACAGGTGGCGCGGCTCGATGCCCACGCCCGTGTCCCGCACCCGCACCACGCACCGCCCGTCCTCGCACGCTCCGTCCACGTCCACCCGCCCGCCCGCCGGCGTGTACTTCACCGCGTTGTCGAGGAGGTTGAGCAGCACCTGCTCCACCGCGCGCGGGTCTCCCACCGCCCGCAGGCCCGCCGGGACGTGGAGTGAAACCACGTGGCCCTTGCCCTCGGCCTTCAGGCGCACAGTGTCGGCGGCCCGCGCGGCGGCCTCGGCGAGCGAGACTTCCCCGAGTTTCAGGTTCACCTCGCGCGACTCCAGCCGCGACAGCTCCAGCAGGTCCTCGACCAGCTCGGAGAGGCGTTCGGACTGGCGGTGGATGATTTCCACCATGCGTGGGGCCATCTTCGCGTCCCCGAGCGCGCCGCCCTGGAGCGTCTCCGCGTAGCCGCGGATGGCGGTAATCGGCGTGCGCAGCTCGTGGGACACGTTGGCGACGAAGTCCTTGCGCACCTTCTCCAGCCGGCGCAGCTCGGTGACGTCGTGGAAGACGGCGGCGCTGCCCGGCAGGTCCTTGCCCAAGGGCGTCACCCGGATGGACAGCGTGCGGGGGAACAGCCCCTCGAGCGACAGCTCCAGGTGGCGGGAGGCGCCCTCGCGGCAGGCGCGCATGACGGCGTCATGGAGCTGGTCGTCGCGCAGGATGGCCAGGGGGCGCTGGCCGACGATGGACGCGCCGGGCTGGAGGATGCCGCGCAACGCGTCGTTGTGGCGCACCACCGTGCCCTCGGCGTCCGTCACCCAGACGCCCTCGGCCATGCTGTCCAGCACGGCGGTGAGCGTGCGCGTCTCCTGGCTCAGCTCGGTGTTGCGCGCGGACAGGCGCGAGTGCAGCGAGTCGATGGCGCCCTCCAGGCTCGCCACCTCCTCCAATCGGTCCGGGTCCGGCGTGGGCCCGTTGCCGCCCTCGGCGCGGCCGCGCGTGCTGCGCTCCAGCCGGTCCAGCTGGCGCTGCAGCGCGCCTCGGCTGAGCCCCAGCGCCATGAGCGAGCCGGCCAGGGTGATGAGCGCCACCGGCACCGCGCCGCTCGGCGTCCCGAGCGAGGCCACGAGCAGGCCCACCACCGTGGCGGGCAGGAGCAGGGGGAGCAGCGTGTAGCGCAGGGGCATGGCGCGGAGGGCTCGTCTGCTACGGAGGGCTGAGCTTGTAGCCCACGCCGCGCACCGTCTCGATGATGTCACCAGCGGGGCCGAGCTTCTCGCGCAGCCGCTTGATGTGCGTGTCCACGGTGCGGGTGTGGATTTCGGCCTGGATGCCCCAGACGTCGGACAGGAGCACCTCGCGCGTCTGCACGCGGTCGCTGCGCTCCAGGAGCGTGCGCAGCAGGCGGAACTCCAGCGCGGTGAGGATGACCTCCTCGTTCTTCACGCGCACCTGGTGGCGGGAGGTGTCCAGGAGGATGTCGCCCGCGGCGAGCACCTGCGCGGGCCCCTCGTCGGCGTCGCCCCGGCGCAGCACCGCCTTGACGCGCAGGAGCAGCTCCCGCACGGAGAAGGGCTTCACCACGTAGTCGTCCGCGCCCAGCTCCAGGCCCTGCACGCGGTCGGACTCCTGGCCCTTGGCGCTGACGATGATGACGGACGTCTTGCGCAGCTCCGGGTCCTGCTTGAGCATCCGGAGCACCTCGCCGCCCGCGATGTCCGGCAGCATCAGGTCCAAGAGCAGCAGGTCCGGCGGATTGGCGCGCGCGCGGGCCAGGCCCCCGGCGCCCGTGTTGGCGGACTCGGTCTCGAAGCCGGCGGCCCGCAGGTTGTATTCGACGAGGCCGGCGAGGTCCTGCTCGTCCTCGATGATCAGGATTCGCGTCATGGCGTCCTCTTAAGGCGGTGGGAGGCGCGGCGCCCGGAGCGTGGGCGCACGGCTGCTCAGGGGGCGATGCTCGGGTCGCAGGACTGCTCGGTCAGCACCAGCGGCGCGGCGAGCACCGGCGCGTTGTTCCCGGAGTTGACCACCTGCAGGTAGTTGCAGGAGCTGCCCAGGAAGCGCGAGGGCGAGCCCACGGCGATGGCCTCGATGACGAGCGCGTAGTCGCGCCCCACCGGCACGTCCACCTCGAGCGCCTGGCTGCCGCCGTTCTCCAGCGCCGCCATGTCCACGGTGAATCGCAGCGCGCGGCCCTCGTTGCCGCGCGAGTCCTCCAGCATCACCAGGTCCTCGCGCTTCACCTGCGTGTTGAGGCAGGTGCGCTGCAGCTCCGTGCAGCTGCGGCCCGAGCCGTTCTTGAGCACGCTCACCTGGAGGGCGTGGACCTCGTTGGCCACCGCGCGCGACAGCGTCACGTCCAGCGGGAAGCGGCCGGCGTGGGAGGAGGGGGCATCACCGCACGCGAGGAGCAGGGCGGCGAGCGGCAGGACGTTCTGGAGGCGCAGGCTCATGGCTGGGAGGGGTCCACGCGGATGGTGATGGGGACGCGGCCCCTGTCTTCGGACGAGGTGAGGGCGACGATGCCCGCGGTGCCGCCGATGGCCACCGCGCCCACGGCCACCCAGAGCCAGGGGCTCTTGTACCAGGGGCGGCCCTCGGAGGCCTCGGCGGCCGCGGCCGTGGCCTTCTCGGGGGCGACCTGGAAGAGCAGCGGCTGGAACGAGTCACCGCGTCCGGCGAGCCGGCGCTGCGCCGCGTCCACCACCTCGAAGTAGTACTCCACCTCGTAGGGCTCGGGCTCCAGGGGCACGTCGTAGGCGGGGACGACGGCGCGGAAGCGCTCCTTCTCGCCGCGGTCCTTCACGAAGTCGACGGAGTTGTAGGCCTGGCCTCCGGCGCGTCGGTAGAACAGCCGCGCGCGGGCGCCGAGCGCCAGCTCCTGGATGGTGGCCTCCACGACGATGGGCTCTCCGCCGCGAGGGTCCGGAATCGGGTCCACGTCCAGGGTGACGGGGCGCACGCGCCGGCTGCGGATGTCCTCCTTGATGCGCGCGTAGAGCGAGCGCAGCTTGGGCGGCGCCGTGCGAGGCAGCTCGTAGTCCGGCCGGGCCTGCAGCAGCTTCTCGTAGGCCTCGCGCGCCTGGTGCTCGTCGCCCAGGTAGAGCGCCGTGAGGCCGAGCAGGCGGTAGAGCTCCACCAGCTGGTCGTCCGTCACATCCGGCGCGTCCAGTCCTTCCTGGAGCGTGCGTCGGGCCTCCTCGAACTCACCGTCGTCGATCTGCTCGCGTGCGCGGTCGATTTGAGGGCTGGTGGGGCCGAGCTGTGAGAGGACGGGCGCGGGGAAGAGCGGACGGGCCAACCCGGGGGGCGCCAGCAGGCCCACGACGAGAAAGAGCGCCCCCACCCGCGACGGCGAATCATGCCTGTGCATCAAACCGACCCTAGCAAAGCGTTGTCTGGAGGATCCACGAAGGCCATTCCACCGGTGGTGACGGCGGCGTGACATCTTCGCGGTGCTGTGGAACCCGGGCGTGTTGACGCTGGAGGGTCCGCCTTCTATGTTGCCCGCCCCATTTTGACCGGGAAGTCGCGTAAATGCTCGTAAAGGTTGAACAAATTCATGAGTCCGGGCTGAAGCTGGACGAGCCCATCGCGCAGGAGCTGCTGAGCGCCGCGCTGGAAGGCGAGTCGTCTGGCCAGGAGACCGGCTTCCGAGTGACGCGGGCCTCCCAGCTCAAGGCGTCGCTGCGCAAGGTGAGCGGCGGTGTGCTGCTGGAGGGGAAGTTCACCGCCCAGCTGACGGCCCCCTGCAAGCGCTGCCTGAAGGACGTGGAGCTGT of Myxococcus fulvus contains these proteins:
- a CDS encoding DUF1634 domain-containing protein, whose product is MSEPLSNEPRVEVRAVVVPPAGSAPLSAELLISDLLRYGVLASMALVTLGTVVTFFRHPDYLVSSEALERLTAPHPVPHGLADVVAGAMAARGQSFVMAGLLVMMAVPVMRVALSLLIFRQQKDRLYVAITTCVLTLLLVSFLVGAAEG
- a CDS encoding SixA phosphatase family protein; protein product: MSPRELPLLLVRHAEAEEAHVLGDEARALTPEGRALFRQHARKLARLTPLRGIVTSPLVRAVQTAELLAEALGLAQVDVHPALLPRKGAARRILKLAHELGPGFALVGHNPSLEKALALALGDDTRAPDKLRKGTAVALRALADDGGYQLVWWAAPGRSLKRYDTEG
- a CDS encoding metallophosphoesterase family protein produces the protein MRVAILADIHGNLPACEAVLEDIERSVAPDFIVAAGDLALRGAHPRETVDLIFDRCDSVLMGNTDCYLAGNYLGGAYRERDHWKTELLRWTREQLGEEHLRKLGALPFSVRYTPRKGQDLFVCHANPRNLEESLDPTLDDVAVRRYFAHLDAAACAFGHLHFPYRRRVGRMLIADVASAGIPRDGDLRPAYGVFTYTPKGWRVQIRRVRYPVRKATQALTARRVPGGPLLIHKLVEARYRHHHALMEAARRHSGLPPPGPVLRPPPGAPIRNAAVPLEGRAPPEVDPTSMPTDMDGTVTDATPLPLDVLNDLDG
- a CDS encoding sensor histidine kinase, with translation MPLRYTLLPLLLPATVVGLLVASLGTPSGAVPVALITLAGSLMALGLSRGALQRQLDRLERSTRGRAEGGNGPTPDPDRLEEVASLEGAIDSLHSRLSARNTELSQETRTLTAVLDSMAEGVWVTDAEGTVVRHNDALRGILQPGASIVGQRPLAILRDDQLHDAVMRACREGASRHLELSLEGLFPRTLSIRVTPLGKDLPGSAAVFHDVTELRRLEKVRKDFVANVSHELRTPITAIRGYAETLQGGALGDAKMAPRMVEIIHRQSERLSELVEDLLELSRLESREVNLKLGEVSLAEAAARAADTVRLKAEGKGHVVSLHVPAGLRAVGDPRAVEQVLLNLLDNAVKYTPAGGRVDVDGACEDGRCVVRVRDTGVGIEPRHLSRIFERFYRVDKGRSRDMGGTGLGLSIVKHLLQAMDGEVKVESQPNEGSTFTIFLPQAAPARSATG
- a CDS encoding response regulator, which gives rise to MTRILIIEDEQDLAGLVEYNLRAAGFETESANTGAGGLARARANPPDLLLLDLMLPDIAGGEVLRMLKQDPELRKTSVIIVSAKGQESDRVQGLELGADDYVVKPFSVRELLLRVKAVLRRGDADEGPAQVLAAGDILLDTSRHQVRVKNEEVILTALEFRLLRTLLERSDRVQTREVLLSDVWGIQAEIHTRTVDTHIKRLREKLGPAGDIIETVRGVGYKLSPP
- a CDS encoding tetratricopeptide repeat protein, with protein sequence MHRHDSPSRVGALFLVVGLLAPPGLARPLFPAPVLSQLGPTSPQIDRAREQIDDGEFEEARRTLQEGLDAPDVTDDQLVELYRLLGLTALYLGDEHQAREAYEKLLQARPDYELPRTAPPKLRSLYARIKEDIRSRRVRPVTLDVDPIPDPRGGEPIVVEATIQELALGARARLFYRRAGGQAYNSVDFVKDRGEKERFRAVVPAYDVPLEPEPYEVEYYFEVVDAAQRRLAGRGDSFQPLLFQVAPEKATAAAAEASEGRPWYKSPWLWVAVGAVAIGGTAGIVALTSSEDRGRVPITIRVDPSQP